A single window of Jiangella alkaliphila DNA harbors:
- a CDS encoding tripartite tricarboxylate transporter substrate-binding protein, which yields MTTLRKPAVRLFAAVAAVSLAAACAEDGDTGDGGGGGDAAGYPDQSITFVVPFSAGGPTDTVTRLIAEPISEELGVQIVVQNVEGAGGTVGAGEVANAESDGYTVLMHHIGMSTAPALYQDLGFDPLEDFEMIGLVTDVPMTIVARNDFEPETLEDLIDHVSDNADSVTLANAGIGAASHLCGLLFQDAIGVTVQEVPYEGTGPALTDLVGGQVDFMCDQTTNTSGQIAAGEVKAYAVTTPERVASLPDLPTTEEAGLPELEISVWHGLYVPAGTPEEIVTQLSDALKVALADQGVIDQLADLGTAPVPEADATPDAHRARLEEQIESWGQVIADAGVEQS from the coding sequence ATGACGACCCTCAGGAAGCCCGCGGTGCGCCTGTTCGCCGCCGTCGCCGCCGTGTCGCTCGCGGCGGCCTGCGCGGAGGACGGCGACACGGGCGACGGCGGTGGCGGTGGCGACGCCGCCGGCTACCCGGACCAGAGCATCACCTTCGTCGTCCCGTTCAGCGCGGGCGGGCCGACGGACACCGTCACGCGGTTGATCGCCGAGCCGATATCGGAGGAGCTGGGCGTGCAGATCGTCGTCCAGAACGTCGAGGGCGCCGGCGGCACCGTCGGCGCCGGCGAGGTCGCCAACGCCGAGTCCGACGGTTACACCGTCCTGATGCACCACATCGGCATGTCGACCGCGCCCGCGCTCTACCAGGACCTCGGTTTCGACCCGCTCGAAGACTTCGAGATGATCGGCCTGGTCACCGACGTCCCGATGACGATCGTCGCCCGTAACGACTTCGAGCCGGAGACGCTCGAGGACCTCATCGACCACGTCTCCGACAACGCCGACTCCGTCACGCTGGCCAACGCCGGCATCGGCGCGGCGTCGCACCTGTGCGGGCTGCTGTTCCAGGACGCGATCGGCGTGACGGTGCAGGAGGTGCCGTACGAGGGCACCGGCCCGGCGCTCACCGACCTCGTCGGCGGGCAGGTCGACTTCATGTGCGACCAGACCACGAACACGTCCGGCCAGATCGCGGCCGGCGAGGTGAAGGCGTATGCCGTCACGACGCCGGAGCGGGTCGCGAGCCTGCCCGACCTGCCGACGACCGAGGAGGCCGGGCTGCCGGAGCTGGAGATCAGCGTCTGGCACGGCCTGTACGTGCCGGCCGGGACGCCGGAGGAGATCGTCACGCAGCTGTCCGACGCGCTGAAGGTGGCGCTGGCCGACCAGGGTGTCATCGACCAGCTGGCCGACCTCGGCACCGCGCCGGTGCCCGAGGCGGACGCCACGCCGGATGCGCACCGGGCCCGGCTCGAGGAGCAGATCGAGAGCTGGGGGCAGGTCATCGCCGACGCCGGCGTCGAGCAGTCCTGA
- the mmsA gene encoding multiple monosaccharide ABC transporter ATP-binding protein, with product MSDTILEMRGITKTFPGVTALEDVSLVVRRGEIHAICGENGAGKSTLMKVLSGVHPAGSYDGDIVLDGTAPARFHGIRDSEAVGVVIIHQELALVPHLSVAENVFLGNERRGRGGLIDWNRTNAEAAALLASVGLDEIPVTPVAQLGVGKQQLVEIAKALSKEVRLLILDEPTAALNDTDSAHLLDLLRRLRDQGITCILISHKLAEVTSIADAITVLRDGRTVETLRAGDGDVSQERIIRGMVGRDLESFYPDRVSEPGDEVLRVEDWTVWHPTQDRKVVDDVSLRVRAGEVVGIAGLMGAGRTELAMSVFGRSYGRDVSGRLYVRGREVRARSVAEAIDNGIAYATEDRKKYGLNLIEDVRRNISAAALRKLASHGWVDGNEEIRVAEESRSYLGIRAPSVMTSVGTLSGGNQQKVVLAKWLFADPDVLILDEPTRGIDVGAKYEIYTIINRLVAAGKGVLVISSELPELLGVCDRIYTLAAGRLTGELPVGEATQENLMALMTKDREGVA from the coding sequence ATGAGCGACACGATCCTGGAGATGCGCGGCATCACCAAGACCTTCCCCGGCGTGACGGCGCTCGAGGACGTCTCGCTGGTGGTGCGGCGCGGTGAGATCCACGCGATCTGCGGCGAGAACGGCGCCGGCAAGTCGACGCTGATGAAGGTGCTGTCCGGGGTGCACCCGGCCGGCTCGTACGACGGCGACATCGTGCTCGACGGGACCGCGCCGGCGCGGTTCCACGGCATCCGCGACAGCGAGGCCGTCGGCGTCGTGATCATCCACCAGGAGCTGGCGCTGGTGCCGCACCTGTCGGTCGCCGAGAACGTCTTCCTCGGCAACGAGCGCCGCGGCCGGGGCGGGCTGATCGACTGGAACCGCACCAACGCCGAGGCCGCCGCGCTGCTCGCCTCGGTCGGTCTGGACGAGATCCCGGTCACCCCGGTCGCGCAGCTCGGCGTCGGCAAGCAGCAGCTGGTCGAGATCGCCAAGGCGCTGTCGAAGGAGGTGCGGCTGCTGATCCTGGACGAGCCGACCGCCGCGCTCAACGACACCGACTCCGCGCACCTGCTCGACCTGCTGCGCCGGCTGCGCGACCAGGGCATCACCTGCATCCTCATCTCGCACAAGCTGGCCGAGGTGACGTCCATCGCCGACGCCATCACGGTGCTGCGCGACGGCCGCACCGTCGAGACCCTGCGGGCCGGTGACGGGGACGTCTCGCAGGAGCGGATCATCCGCGGCATGGTCGGCCGCGACCTGGAGAGCTTCTACCCCGACCGCGTCAGCGAACCGGGCGACGAGGTGCTGCGGGTCGAGGACTGGACCGTCTGGCACCCCACCCAGGACCGCAAGGTGGTCGACGACGTCAGCCTGCGGGTGCGGGCCGGCGAGGTCGTCGGCATCGCCGGGCTGATGGGCGCCGGGCGCACCGAGCTGGCGATGAGCGTGTTCGGACGGTCCTACGGGCGCGACGTCAGCGGCCGGCTGTACGTGCGCGGCCGTGAGGTGCGCGCGCGGTCGGTGGCAGAGGCGATCGACAACGGCATCGCCTACGCCACCGAGGACCGCAAGAAGTACGGCCTCAACCTCATCGAGGACGTCCGCCGCAACATCTCCGCGGCGGCGCTGCGCAAGCTGGCCAGCCACGGCTGGGTGGACGGCAACGAAGAGATCCGGGTCGCCGAGGAGAGCCGGTCCTACCTCGGTATCCGCGCGCCCAGCGTGATGACCTCCGTCGGCACGCTGTCGGGCGGCAACCAGCAGAAGGTCGTGCTGGCCAAGTGGCTGTTCGCCGACCCGGACGTGCTGATCCTGGACGAGCCGACCCGCGGCATCGACGTCGGCGCCAAGTACGAGATCTACACGATCATCAACCGGCTGGTGGCGGCCGGGAAAGGGGTCCTCGTCATCTCGTCCGAGCTGCCCGAGCTGCTCGGCGTCTGCGACCGCATCTACACGCTGGCCGCGGGCCGGCTCACCGGCGAGCTGCCGGTCGGCGAGGCGACCCAGGAGAACCTCATGGCACTGATGACCAAGGACAGGGAGGGCGTCGCATGA
- a CDS encoding tripartite tricarboxylate transporter TctB family protein, protein MERHRSGPDILAGAIFAGIGLIFVVASLDYELGTPLRMGPGYFPLVVGGILALLGLGVVAKGLLAGEDISWGAVPWRSVVMIVAALVFFGLTVRRAGFLPAVFVTALLTALASYRIKPLTAVAVAAGLTGLSTLIFVVGLQLRLPLFGPWLTF, encoded by the coding sequence GTGGAGCGTCATCGATCCGGCCCGGACATCCTGGCCGGCGCGATCTTCGCCGGCATCGGCCTGATCTTCGTGGTGGCCTCGCTCGACTACGAGCTGGGCACGCCGTTGCGCATGGGGCCCGGCTACTTCCCGCTCGTGGTCGGCGGCATCCTCGCCCTGCTCGGGCTCGGCGTCGTCGCCAAGGGCCTGCTGGCCGGCGAGGACATCTCGTGGGGTGCCGTGCCGTGGCGGTCGGTGGTGATGATCGTGGCCGCGCTGGTGTTCTTCGGCCTCACCGTGCGCCGGGCCGGGTTCCTGCCCGCGGTCTTCGTGACGGCGCTGCTCACCGCGCTGGCCAGCTACCGGATCAAGCCGTTGACGGCGGTCGCGGTCGCCGCCGGGCTCACCGGGCTGAGCACGCTCATCTTCGTCGTCGGCCTGCAGCTGCGCCTGCCCCTGTTCGGGCCCTGGCTCACGTTCTAG
- the chvE gene encoding multiple monosaccharide ABC transporter substrate-binding protein, translated as MKTRVKALVGGALLALTLVACGGEGAGGEDDGSAAPEERTIGVSMPTQTSERWIADGDSVEEQLEELGYQVDLQYANDDIPTQSQQVDQMITQGADVLIIAAIDGTALSSQLQAAADADIPVIAYDRLIRDSENVDFYVSFDNYRVGVAQAEALLTGLGLQTADGQPGDAAGPFNIELFAGSLDDNNAHFFFDGAMDTLQPFIDDGSLVVKSGQLDIEQVAILRWQQETAQRRMEDLLTASYSDGSRVDGVLSPFDGLSRGIITALQNAGYGAAASPMAVVTGQDAEIASVKLIADGVQNSTIFKDTRLLAEQAVAAAEAFLAGEEPEANDTETYDNGVKVVPSYLLPVETVYADDIAPILVDSGYYTAEEVAAGQTDG; from the coding sequence GTGAAGACACGAGTCAAAGCGCTGGTCGGAGGCGCGTTGCTGGCCCTGACGCTGGTGGCGTGCGGCGGTGAGGGCGCGGGCGGCGAGGACGACGGGTCGGCGGCGCCGGAGGAGCGCACGATCGGCGTCTCGATGCCGACCCAGACGTCGGAGCGGTGGATCGCCGACGGCGACTCGGTGGAGGAGCAGCTCGAGGAGCTGGGCTACCAGGTCGACCTGCAGTACGCGAACGACGACATCCCGACGCAGTCGCAGCAGGTGGACCAGATGATCACCCAGGGCGCGGACGTCCTGATCATCGCCGCCATCGACGGCACGGCGCTGAGCAGCCAGCTGCAGGCGGCCGCCGACGCCGACATCCCGGTCATCGCCTACGACCGGCTGATCCGCGACAGCGAGAACGTCGACTTCTACGTCAGCTTCGACAACTACCGCGTCGGCGTCGCCCAGGCCGAGGCGCTGCTCACCGGGCTGGGCCTGCAGACCGCCGACGGGCAGCCGGGCGACGCGGCCGGGCCGTTCAACATCGAGTTGTTCGCCGGTTCGCTGGACGACAACAACGCGCACTTCTTCTTCGACGGCGCGATGGACACCTTGCAGCCGTTCATCGACGACGGCTCGCTGGTGGTGAAGTCCGGCCAGCTCGACATCGAGCAGGTCGCCATTCTGCGCTGGCAGCAGGAGACCGCGCAGCGGCGCATGGAGGACCTGCTGACGGCCAGCTACAGCGACGGCTCGCGGGTCGACGGCGTGCTGTCGCCGTTCGACGGGCTGTCGCGCGGCATCATCACGGCGCTGCAGAACGCCGGCTATGGCGCCGCCGCGAGCCCGATGGCGGTGGTGACGGGACAGGACGCGGAGATCGCGTCGGTGAAGCTGATCGCCGACGGCGTGCAGAACTCCACCATCTTCAAGGACACCCGGCTGCTGGCCGAGCAGGCCGTCGCCGCGGCGGAGGCGTTCCTGGCCGGCGAGGAGCCCGAGGCCAACGACACCGAGACGTACGACAACGGCGTCAAGGTGGTCCCGTCGTACCTGCTGCCGGTCGAGACCGTGTATGCCGACGACATCGCGCCGATCCTCGTCGACTCCGGCTACTACACGGCCGAGGAGGTCGCCGCCGGCCAGACGGACGGGTGA
- a CDS encoding tripartite tricarboxylate transporter permease — translation MDLLDNLALGLETAFQLENVLYCLLGVVLGTAVGVLPGIGPTATIAMLLPITFSLEPVPALIMLAGIYYGAQYGGSTTAILINLPGESSAAVTAIDGHEMARQGRAGPALAAAALGSFFAGTVATVVLAVFAPPLARAALQFGSAEYFSLVVLGLIASIALARGSTLKALAMITLGVLLGTVGQDIYTGTPRFTMGARELFGGLDFVSVAVGVFGVAEILRNLENEKTRTALVRRVSGLWPSREDLRRIVGPVLRGTGLGSLLGVLPGGGHVLAAFASYSVEKRISKTPERFGRGAIEGVAAPESANNAAAQTSFIPLLTLGLPAHPVMALMIGAFIVQGITPGPNVIDEQPALFWGLIASMWIGNLLLVMLNLPLIGLWVRMLAIPYQWLFPAIVVFAAIGTFSLDFNAFDVYAVAVFGVLGYVLIKCGCEPAPLLLGFVLGPLLEEHLRRALIISRGDPSVFVTRPISAVLLALALGALVVAVLPAIRRKREEVFVEDD, via the coding sequence ATGGACCTGCTGGACAACCTCGCGCTCGGCCTCGAGACCGCGTTCCAGCTCGAGAACGTCCTGTACTGCCTGCTCGGCGTCGTGCTGGGGACGGCGGTCGGCGTCCTGCCCGGCATCGGCCCGACGGCGACGATCGCGATGCTGCTGCCCATCACGTTCAGCCTGGAGCCGGTGCCCGCGCTGATCATGCTGGCCGGCATCTACTACGGGGCGCAGTACGGCGGCTCGACGACGGCCATCCTCATCAACCTGCCCGGTGAGTCCTCGGCCGCCGTCACCGCGATCGACGGCCACGAGATGGCCAGGCAGGGACGAGCCGGCCCGGCCCTGGCTGCCGCCGCGCTGGGTTCGTTCTTCGCCGGCACGGTCGCGACGGTCGTGCTGGCGGTGTTCGCGCCGCCGCTGGCGCGCGCGGCGCTGCAGTTCGGGTCGGCGGAGTACTTCTCACTGGTCGTGTTGGGCCTGATCGCCTCGATCGCGCTGGCCCGCGGCTCGACGCTGAAGGCGCTGGCGATGATCACGCTGGGCGTGCTGCTCGGGACCGTCGGGCAGGACATCTACACGGGGACGCCGCGGTTCACGATGGGCGCACGCGAGCTCTTCGGCGGCCTGGACTTCGTCTCCGTCGCCGTCGGTGTCTTCGGCGTGGCGGAGATCCTGCGCAACCTCGAGAACGAGAAGACGCGGACGGCGCTGGTCCGGCGCGTCAGCGGCCTGTGGCCCAGCCGCGAGGACCTTCGCCGCATCGTGGGGCCGGTCCTGCGCGGGACGGGACTGGGCTCGCTGCTGGGCGTGCTGCCGGGCGGCGGCCACGTGCTGGCCGCGTTCGCGTCGTACTCGGTGGAGAAGCGGATCTCGAAGACGCCGGAGCGCTTCGGCCGCGGCGCGATCGAGGGCGTGGCGGCACCGGAGTCGGCGAACAACGCCGCGGCGCAGACGTCGTTCATCCCGCTGCTGACCCTGGGCCTGCCGGCGCATCCGGTGATGGCGCTGATGATCGGCGCGTTCATCGTGCAGGGCATCACGCCCGGGCCCAACGTCATCGACGAGCAGCCGGCGCTGTTCTGGGGCCTGATCGCGTCGATGTGGATCGGGAACCTGCTGCTGGTCATGCTGAACCTGCCGCTGATCGGGCTCTGGGTGCGGATGCTGGCGATCCCGTACCAGTGGCTGTTCCCGGCGATCGTCGTGTTCGCCGCCATCGGCACCTTCTCGCTGGACTTCAACGCCTTCGACGTCTACGCGGTCGCGGTGTTCGGGGTGCTGGGGTACGTCCTGATCAAGTGCGGCTGCGAGCCGGCTCCGCTGCTGCTGGGGTTCGTGCTCGGTCCGCTGCTGGAGGAGCACCTGCGCCGCGCGCTGATCATCTCCCGCGGCGATCCCTCGGTGTTCGTCACCCGCCCGATCTCGGCGGTGCTGCTGGCCCTCGCCCTCGGCGCCCTGGTAGTCGCCGTGCTGCCCGCCATCCGCCGCAAGCGGGAAGAAGTCTTTGTCGAGGACGACTGA
- a CDS encoding TAXI family TRAP transporter solute-binding subunit, translating to MDAHAVRRRTVLAAAAGTALLGACSSSRTEYDVELRLATGPAGAVYRRIGGALAERITARVPGARVTTVPSGASTDNIRMLLDAEVELGLTSLDAVFPAGSDESPAGLSALCRLYDSHLHLVVLADSPVTALAGLAGARVGLGARDSGTEFTSRRLLSLSGVDVAGSNNPQAVSAQELVRGDLDAMFSLSGVPTPAVSQLAATRPIRLVPLDREAGALAQTYPGPYVPAAIPSTAYDGVPATGTVAVPNILLVRDDVPADLVEAITETIFTDTEALATDGDRADATAEPVPEAWQINVRTGISTGPVPLHPGAAAWFRNQKR from the coding sequence GTGGACGCTCACGCGGTGCGCCGCCGCACGGTGCTGGCCGCCGCGGCCGGGACGGCGCTGCTCGGCGCGTGCTCGTCGAGCCGGACCGAGTACGACGTCGAGCTGCGGCTGGCGACCGGGCCGGCCGGCGCCGTGTACCGGCGCATCGGCGGTGCGCTGGCTGAGCGGATCACCGCCCGCGTGCCCGGCGCGCGGGTCACGACGGTGCCCAGCGGCGCGTCCACCGACAACATCCGGATGCTGCTCGACGCCGAGGTCGAGCTGGGCCTGACCAGCCTCGACGCCGTCTTCCCGGCCGGCAGCGACGAGTCGCCCGCGGGGCTGTCGGCGCTGTGCCGGCTGTACGACAGCCACCTGCACCTCGTGGTGCTGGCGGACTCCCCCGTGACGGCGCTGGCCGGCCTCGCCGGTGCCCGGGTGGGCCTCGGCGCCCGCGACTCGGGTACCGAGTTCACGTCGCGGCGGCTGCTGTCGCTGAGCGGCGTCGACGTGGCCGGCTCCAACAACCCGCAGGCCGTCTCGGCGCAGGAGCTGGTCCGCGGCGACCTGGACGCCATGTTCTCGCTCAGCGGCGTGCCCACCCCGGCCGTCAGCCAGCTCGCCGCGACCCGGCCGATCCGGCTGGTCCCGCTGGACCGCGAGGCCGGCGCGCTGGCCCAGACCTACCCCGGCCCGTACGTGCCGGCCGCGATCCCGTCGACCGCCTACGACGGCGTGCCCGCCACCGGCACCGTCGCCGTCCCCAACATCCTGCTGGTCCGCGACGACGTCCCGGCGGACCTCGTCGAGGCGATCACCGAGACGATCTTCACCGACACCGAGGCCCTCGCCACCGACGGCGACCGCGCCGACGCCACCGCCGAACCCGTCCCCGAGGCGTGGCAGATCAACGTCCGCACCGGCATCTCCACCGGCCCGGTACCCCTGCACCCCGGCGCCGCCGCCTGGTTCCGCAACCAGAAACGCTGA
- a CDS encoding HAMP domain-containing sensor histidine kinase, producing the protein MRHRLLAVLVPLAVLLVGALGVPLGITVAERELQETYVDRLNDAGRFASLAETALSGSRTEALDQELERYHELYGIAGALIATDGAVILGAEEQFAAARGDSDTIIQAALAGARSEPSRDIWPWQDSRLVVAEPVGRDSEVVGVVVTVSDLDRTRERIVTRWAQLAGIGLLPLLALVAVAWPVSSWILRPVRELDTATAGISRGDLTIRVDAGGGPVELRRLAGSFNTMMDAVEHSVERQRAFVADASHQLRNPLTSLRLVVESLRPHLSGDGGRQAHDVAVDELRAMHRMLNALLASARMESMRTAEPVDLDTLLETRVDRWRALTSVEGQSLRVDVTPGLLLLEPPGGLGSILDELISNAMRLSDASVVEVAARPAGPSGLVEVVVRDDGRGIDPADREQALRRFWRAPRHQNVPGTGLGLAICAELVARAGGELRLDDGLPRGDGGNGLAAVVALPVAPEPPTAH; encoded by the coding sequence GTGCGCCACCGTCTCCTGGCCGTCCTCGTCCCGCTCGCGGTGCTCCTGGTCGGCGCGCTCGGCGTGCCGCTGGGCATCACCGTCGCCGAGCGCGAGCTGCAGGAGACCTACGTCGACCGCCTCAACGACGCCGGCCGGTTCGCGTCGCTGGCCGAGACCGCGCTGTCCGGCAGCCGCACCGAGGCGCTGGACCAGGAGCTGGAGCGCTACCACGAGCTCTACGGCATCGCCGGCGCCCTGATCGCCACCGACGGCGCCGTCATCCTCGGCGCCGAGGAGCAGTTCGCCGCGGCCCGCGGCGACAGCGACACCATCATCCAGGCGGCGCTGGCCGGCGCCCGGTCCGAGCCGTCGCGCGACATCTGGCCCTGGCAGGACTCCCGGCTGGTCGTGGCCGAGCCGGTCGGCCGCGACAGCGAGGTGGTGGGCGTCGTCGTCACGGTCTCCGACCTCGACCGCACCCGCGAGCGCATCGTCACCCGCTGGGCGCAGCTGGCCGGCATCGGGCTGCTGCCGCTACTCGCGCTGGTGGCGGTGGCCTGGCCGGTGTCGAGCTGGATCCTGCGGCCGGTGCGCGAGCTGGACACCGCGACGGCCGGCATCTCCCGCGGCGACCTCACCATCAGGGTCGACGCCGGCGGCGGCCCGGTCGAGCTGCGCCGGCTGGCCGGCTCGTTCAACACGATGATGGACGCCGTCGAGCACTCCGTCGAGCGGCAACGGGCCTTCGTCGCCGACGCGTCGCACCAGCTGCGCAACCCGCTGACCAGCCTGCGCCTGGTCGTCGAGAGCCTGCGTCCGCACCTGAGCGGCGACGGCGGCCGGCAGGCGCACGACGTCGCCGTCGACGAGCTGCGGGCCATGCACCGGATGCTCAACGCGCTGCTGGCCAGCGCCCGGATGGAGAGCATGCGCACCGCCGAGCCGGTCGACCTCGACACCCTGCTCGAGACCCGGGTCGACCGGTGGCGCGCGCTGACCTCCGTCGAGGGCCAGTCGCTGCGGGTGGACGTCACGCCCGGGCTGCTGCTGCTCGAGCCGCCGGGCGGGCTGGGCAGCATCCTCGACGAGCTGATCAGCAACGCGATGCGGCTCTCCGACGCGTCGGTGGTCGAGGTGGCGGCGCGCCCGGCCGGCCCGTCGGGGCTCGTCGAGGTCGTCGTCCGCGACGACGGGCGCGGCATCGACCCCGCCGACCGCGAGCAGGCGCTGCGCCGCTTCTGGCGCGCGCCCCGGCACCAGAACGTGCCCGGCACCGGCCTGGGGCTGGCGATCTGCGCGGAGCTGGTGGCCCGGGCCGGGGGAGAGCTGCGGCTCGACGACGGCCTCCCGCGCGGCGACGGCGGCAACGGCCTCGCCGCCGTGGTCGCCCTGCCCGTCGCCCCCGAACCACCAACGGCACACTGA
- a CDS encoding response regulator transcription factor: MRITVVEDDDRVARGLVTVLTQAGFDVHRVATAADAVRAEPADVVLVDLGLPDGDGLDVIRQLRDQPETAVIAVTARSEEHERVRGLRTGADDYIVKPFGVPELLARIDAVLRRTRAARAQTHPDQPLELAGMRIDPGTREVTVHDARVVLTRKEFELLVLLARRAPNVVSRDVILDQIWGVSWEASTRTLDTHIAALRGKLGPGVPIRTIRGVGYRLLAERVADQPELIG, encoded by the coding sequence ATGCGGATCACCGTCGTCGAAGATGACGACCGCGTGGCGCGGGGACTCGTCACCGTCCTGACCCAGGCCGGCTTCGACGTCCACCGGGTGGCCACGGCGGCCGATGCCGTGCGCGCCGAGCCCGCCGACGTCGTGCTCGTCGACCTCGGGCTGCCCGACGGCGACGGCCTGGACGTCATCCGGCAGCTGCGCGACCAGCCCGAGACCGCCGTCATCGCCGTCACGGCCCGGTCCGAGGAGCACGAGCGGGTCCGCGGCCTGCGCACCGGCGCCGACGACTACATCGTCAAGCCGTTCGGGGTGCCCGAGCTGCTGGCCCGCATCGACGCCGTCCTGCGCCGCACCCGGGCCGCCCGCGCGCAGACCCACCCGGACCAGCCGCTCGAGCTGGCCGGCATGCGCATCGACCCCGGCACCCGCGAGGTGACGGTGCACGACGCGCGCGTGGTGCTCACCCGCAAGGAGTTCGAGCTGCTCGTCCTGCTGGCCCGGCGGGCGCCGAACGTCGTCAGCCGCGACGTCATTCTCGACCAGATCTGGGGCGTGTCCTGGGAGGCGTCCACCCGCACCCTCGACACCCACATCGCCGCGCTGCGCGGGAAGCTCGGGCCCGGCGTGCCCATCCGCACCATCCGCGGCGTCGGCTACCGCCTGCTGGCCGAGCGCGTGGCCGACCAGCCGGAGCTGATCGGCTAA
- a CDS encoding MFS transporter: protein MPAARGAAAAEPPPGGYRRGSAGYRRASAAAFLAGAGTFALLYGAQALLPQLSDAFDVSAATASLALSAATGAIAVSLLPMSAASARWGTSRVITVSLAAATVLALLVPLAPSFPVLLVLRAAQGVAMAGVPALAIAYLGRIIHPSALGGAVGLLVAGNTMGGLSGRLIAAAVSDLLGWRPAFAVTAVFATACLAAFWWLLPTRETGPETGPETGRERRRGAEVAAPRYVAEQLRDPVLLRLFGLSFVLMAAFVTVYNYLPYRLLAAPFALSATAVGLVFLAYVPGSVSAGVAGRLGDRLGRRAVLWASVLLAQLAILLTWPDLLGCVVAGLVLFTVGFFGAHATASTAVTHRAVRGRAQASALYLTAYYAGSSLGGSLSGLAFAAYGWTGIVGFVTCAILLASWLVSGVWAKRR, encoded by the coding sequence ATGCCGGCCGCGCGCGGTGCCGCCGCGGCCGAGCCGCCGCCGGGCGGGTACCGACGGGGCTCGGCCGGCTACCGGCGGGCCAGTGCGGCGGCCTTCCTCGCCGGCGCCGGCACGTTCGCCCTGCTGTACGGGGCACAGGCGCTGCTCCCCCAGCTCTCCGACGCGTTCGACGTCTCGGCCGCGACCGCCAGCCTGGCGCTGTCCGCGGCGACGGGCGCGATCGCGGTGTCGCTGCTGCCGATGAGTGCGGCGTCGGCGCGGTGGGGCACGTCGCGGGTCATCACGGTGTCGCTGGCTGCTGCGACGGTGCTCGCCCTGCTGGTGCCGCTGGCGCCGTCGTTCCCGGTGCTGCTGGTGCTGCGGGCGGCGCAAGGTGTCGCGATGGCGGGCGTGCCCGCGCTGGCGATCGCCTACCTCGGGCGCATCATCCACCCGTCCGCGCTGGGCGGCGCCGTCGGGCTGCTCGTCGCCGGCAACACGATGGGCGGGCTGTCCGGGCGGCTCATCGCCGCGGCGGTATCGGACCTGCTCGGCTGGCGGCCCGCGTTCGCCGTCACGGCGGTGTTCGCGACGGCCTGCCTGGCGGCGTTCTGGTGGCTGCTGCCGACCCGCGAGACCGGCCCCGAGACCGGCCCCGAGACCGGCCGCGAGCGGCGGCGCGGCGCCGAGGTGGCCGCGCCGCGCTACGTGGCCGAGCAGCTGCGCGACCCGGTACTGCTGCGGCTGTTCGGGCTGAGCTTCGTGCTGATGGCGGCGTTCGTGACGGTGTACAACTACCTGCCCTACCGGCTGCTGGCCGCGCCGTTCGCGCTGTCGGCCACCGCGGTCGGCCTGGTCTTCCTGGCCTACGTCCCCGGTTCGGTGTCGGCGGGCGTGGCCGGGCGGCTCGGCGACCGGCTGGGCCGGCGGGCGGTGCTGTGGGCGAGCGTGCTGCTCGCGCAGCTGGCAATCCTGCTGACCTGGCCCGACCTGCTCGGTTGCGTCGTCGCCGGGCTGGTGCTGTTCACCGTCGGCTTCTTCGGCGCGCACGCCACCGCCAGCACCGCCGTCACGCATCGCGCCGTCCGGGGCCGGGCCCAGGCGTCCGCGCTGTACCTGACCGCGTACTACGCCGGCAGCAGCCTCGGCGGGTCGCTGAGCGGGCTGGCCTTCGCGGCGTACGGCTGGACCGGCATCGTCGGCTTCGTCACCTGCGCGATCCTGCTCGCGTCGTGGCTGGTCTCCGGCGTGTGGGCGAAGCGCCGCTAG